A window of the Actinobacillus genomosp. 1 genome harbors these coding sequences:
- a CDS encoding DUF2322 family protein — protein sequence MQFKDYLATFSAVDHLAGLNVRNAQGEVIHHIPAVEGKLGSLKLYNALAEKFDGKLTASAAQQGIEWFAEHVEDAKQNAGKHPNIDLLFKVISEDLALTLEPVAK from the coding sequence ATGCAATTTAAAGACTATTTAGCAACCTTTTCAGCGGTTGATCATCTTGCCGGTTTAAATGTGCGTAACGCACAAGGGGAAGTGATTCATCATATTCCGGCAGTAGAAGGCAAATTGGGTTCACTTAAACTTTACAACGCCTTAGCGGAAAAATTCGATGGGAAATTAACCGCTTCAGCGGCACAACAAGGTATTGAATGGTTTGCCGAACATGTGGAAGACGCAAAACAAAATGCCGGTAAACACCCGAATATCGACTTATTATTCAAAGTCATTAGCGAAGATTTAGCATTAACGCTCGAGCCTGTCGCAAAGTGA